One genomic window of Actinoplanes lobatus includes the following:
- a CDS encoding SigE family RNA polymerase sigma factor, with protein MRSGFEEFVRDRGDSLRRFAYLICGDRHLGEDLVQEVLVKAFRRWPKIETDQPDRYVRTAIVRSHVSWLRRRSSGERPGVVPDAPVDGDFAEGQALRDEIWSRLGALTRAQRAVMVLRYYEDLDDRQIAEVLRCSPSTVRVHAARALARLRAGLAQATKEESNP; from the coding sequence GTGCGGAGCGGGTTCGAGGAGTTCGTGCGGGATCGGGGTGACTCGCTGAGACGGTTCGCCTATCTGATCTGCGGCGATCGGCACCTCGGCGAGGATCTGGTGCAAGAGGTGCTGGTCAAGGCGTTTCGACGATGGCCAAAGATCGAAACAGACCAACCCGATCGGTACGTGCGGACCGCCATCGTCAGATCGCACGTCTCGTGGCTGCGCCGCCGGTCCAGCGGGGAGCGCCCGGGCGTCGTGCCGGACGCGCCCGTCGACGGTGACTTCGCCGAGGGGCAGGCGCTGCGCGACGAGATCTGGTCCCGGCTCGGCGCTCTCACCCGGGCGCAGCGGGCGGTCATGGTGCTGCGGTACTACGAGGATCTCGACGACCGGCAGATCGCTGAGGTGCTGCGCTGTTCGCCCAGCACGGTGCGGGTCCATGCCGCTCGTGCTCTGGCCCGGTTGCGGGCCGGCCTGGCGCAGGCCACGAAAGAGGAATCGAACCCATGA
- a CDS encoding PepSY domain-containing protein has product MKKKITVAMFAAGSLVVLGFGGAALAEGSDDGRPRAVASPSATASESVDPSESPSPSGTVNSTVPAGVGVTAGEARAIALRAVPGGVIESVERETEHGRIVWDIDVVVGGVEHDIDVDAATGEITRHRTDDDRDGKSRTDDGGRVRSDDSGRDDRADDSGRSRSDDSGRDDRADDSGRSRSDDSGRDGRNDDKGRDDAGDDHGGDRNGSDDD; this is encoded by the coding sequence GTGAAGAAGAAGATCACCGTGGCGATGTTCGCCGCTGGATCGCTGGTCGTGCTGGGTTTCGGGGGCGCCGCGCTGGCGGAGGGCTCGGATGACGGTCGGCCGCGGGCGGTCGCCTCGCCATCGGCTACGGCGAGTGAGTCGGTCGACCCGAGTGAGTCGCCCAGCCCCAGCGGAACCGTGAACTCCACCGTGCCGGCCGGCGTCGGCGTGACCGCCGGTGAGGCGCGGGCCATCGCGCTCCGTGCCGTCCCGGGCGGTGTCATCGAATCGGTCGAGCGGGAGACGGAGCACGGCCGGATCGTCTGGGACATCGACGTGGTCGTCGGCGGCGTCGAGCATGACATCGACGTGGATGCCGCCACTGGCGAGATCACCCGCCACCGAACCGACGACGACCGGGACGGGAAGAGCCGTACCGACGACGGTGGGCGTGTACGGAGCGACGACAGTGGCCGTGATGACCGGGCTGACGACAGCGGCCGATCCCGGAGTGACGACAGTGGCCGCGACGACCGGGCTGACGACAGCGGCCGATCCCGGAGTGACGACAGTGGCCGTGATGGCCGCAACGACGACAAGGGCCGTGACGACGCTGGCGACGATCACGGTGGTGACCGTAACGGCAGCGACGACGACTGA
- a CDS encoding HAMP domain-containing sensor histidine kinase yields the protein MRARLTLLVAATTVLVLLAFLVPLALLVRQVAADRALSRADDVVQSIVPIAGTGDIDALRLSVSAQSVPVTVFLPDGSVLGAPAAPTPAVRLAGARREALTVTTGEGQELVVPVLGAAGVTVIRTLVTDAELTRGVTRAWTTLAALGAALVLLGLLVADRLARAIIAPITELSAVSHRLARAELTARADPTGPPELREVAGALNHLAGRIQDLLATERERVADLSHRLRTPLTALRLEAESLRDPEESARVASAADEVARAVTAVIHQARRAGTTPTTATCDATEIVSARVAFWAVLAEDTGRDVHQALPSVPVPVAVAADDLAAALDALLGNVFAHTPDGTPLSVTLTPRPAGGAILTVADSGPGFPSGAAAQRGASGGDSTGLGLDIARQVATTFEISPPSAGGAVVRLEIPGP from the coding sequence ATGAGGGCACGGCTCACCCTGCTGGTCGCGGCCACCACGGTGCTGGTGCTGCTGGCGTTCCTGGTGCCGCTCGCCCTGCTGGTCCGGCAGGTCGCCGCGGACCGGGCGCTCAGCCGTGCCGACGACGTGGTGCAGTCGATCGTGCCGATCGCCGGGACGGGCGACATCGACGCGCTGCGGCTTTCGGTGTCGGCTCAGTCCGTACCGGTCACGGTTTTCCTCCCCGACGGAAGCGTGCTCGGCGCGCCCGCCGCGCCCACCCCCGCGGTCCGCCTCGCCGGAGCCCGCCGGGAAGCGCTCACCGTGACCACCGGCGAAGGCCAGGAACTGGTGGTGCCGGTGCTCGGGGCGGCCGGGGTGACAGTGATCCGCACCCTGGTCACCGACGCCGAACTGACCCGCGGCGTGACCCGCGCCTGGACCACGCTGGCCGCCCTCGGCGCCGCGCTGGTACTGCTCGGCCTGCTGGTGGCGGACCGGCTGGCCCGCGCCATCATCGCGCCGATCACCGAGCTGTCCGCGGTCTCGCACCGGCTCGCCAGAGCGGAGCTGACCGCACGCGCCGACCCGACCGGCCCACCCGAACTGCGCGAGGTCGCCGGCGCGCTCAACCATCTGGCCGGCCGCATCCAGGACCTGCTGGCCACCGAACGGGAACGAGTCGCCGACCTCTCCCACCGCCTGCGCACCCCGCTCACCGCGCTGCGCCTGGAAGCCGAGTCGCTCCGCGACCCCGAGGAGTCGGCCCGGGTGGCGTCCGCCGCCGACGAGGTCGCCCGCGCCGTCACCGCGGTGATCCACCAGGCCCGCCGCGCCGGCACCACCCCCACCACCGCGACCTGCGACGCGACCGAGATCGTCAGCGCCCGGGTGGCGTTCTGGGCGGTACTGGCCGAAGACACCGGCCGCGACGTCCACCAGGCCCTGCCATCCGTTCCGGTACCGGTGGCGGTGGCCGCCGACGACCTGGCCGCCGCCCTGGACGCCCTCCTCGGCAACGTCTTCGCCCACACCCCCGACGGCACCCCGCTGTCGGTCACCCTGACCCCCCGCCCAGCCGGCGGCGCGATCCTCACCGTCGCCGACTCCGGCCCCGGCTTCCCCTCCGGCGCCGCCGCCCAGCGAGGCGCCTCCGGCGGCGATTCCACCGGCCTGGGCCTGGACATCGCCCGCCAGGTGGCGACCACCTTCGAGATCAGCCCCCCATCCGCCGGCGGAGCGGTGGTCCGCCTGGAGATCCCCGGCCCCTGA
- a CDS encoding response regulator transcription factor: protein MARLLLIEDDPAIRTPLLRALRERGHAVAASAAAMEGLQTALAERPDLIVLDLGLPDLDGRELLRMLRAVSQVPVIVATARDEETEMVRLLDAGADDYVVKPFTAAQLDARIRAVLRRGAGPEEAAPVIEVGGLRIDQAARSVTLDGAVVELTPREFDLLHHLARHAGQVVTKRELLSEVWQVPYGGADKTVDVHLSWLRRKLGETAQEPRYLHTVRGVGVRLSEPS from the coding sequence GTGGCGAGACTCCTGCTGATCGAGGACGACCCGGCTATCCGGACGCCGCTGCTGCGCGCCCTGCGGGAGCGCGGGCACGCGGTGGCGGCGTCGGCCGCCGCCATGGAGGGCCTGCAGACCGCCCTGGCCGAGCGGCCCGACCTGATCGTCCTCGACCTGGGCCTGCCCGACCTCGACGGGCGGGAGCTGCTGCGCATGCTGCGGGCGGTCAGCCAGGTCCCGGTGATCGTGGCGACCGCCCGCGACGAGGAGACCGAGATGGTCCGGCTGCTCGACGCGGGCGCCGACGACTACGTGGTGAAGCCGTTCACCGCGGCACAGCTCGACGCGCGGATCCGTGCGGTACTGCGGCGCGGCGCCGGCCCCGAGGAGGCGGCGCCGGTGATCGAGGTCGGCGGGCTGCGCATCGACCAGGCGGCCCGCTCGGTCACCCTGGACGGGGCGGTGGTCGAGCTGACCCCGCGCGAATTCGACCTGCTGCACCATCTGGCCCGGCACGCCGGTCAGGTGGTCACCAAACGCGAACTGCTCAGCGAGGTGTGGCAGGTGCCGTACGGCGGCGCCGACAAGACCGTCGACGTACACCTGTCCTGGTTGCGCCGCAAACTGGGTGAAACCGCCCAGGAGCCACGCTACCTGCACACCGTCCGCGGCGTCGGCGTCCGCCTGAGCGAACCGTCATGA
- a CDS encoding MBL fold metallo-hydrolase: MLRVDHGVVTGTFSLDGQTFDVDNNIWVVGDDDECVVIDAPHDVEAILAVVGERQVRAIICTHAHDDHVRVAPGLRDRTGAPILLHPAEWPLWELTHGDGVWWNIDLADGARIEVGGSVLEVLHTPGHAPGAVCLHVPDLNCVFTGDTLFNGGPGATGRSFSDAGLIVESIREKLFALPDATVVHTGHGEDTTIEAERSRMG, translated from the coding sequence ATGCTGCGAGTGGATCACGGTGTCGTCACGGGCACCTTCAGCCTGGACGGCCAGACCTTCGACGTCGACAACAACATCTGGGTGGTCGGCGACGACGACGAGTGCGTGGTGATCGACGCGCCGCACGACGTGGAGGCGATCCTCGCGGTGGTGGGGGAGCGGCAGGTACGGGCGATCATCTGTACGCACGCCCACGACGACCACGTCCGCGTCGCCCCCGGTCTGCGCGACCGCACCGGCGCCCCGATCCTGCTGCACCCCGCCGAGTGGCCGCTGTGGGAGCTGACCCACGGCGACGGCGTGTGGTGGAACATCGACCTGGCCGACGGCGCCCGGATCGAGGTGGGCGGGTCGGTGCTGGAGGTGCTGCACACGCCCGGTCATGCGCCCGGCGCCGTCTGCCTCCACGTCCCCGATCTGAACTGTGTCTTCACCGGCGACACCCTGTTCAACGGCGGGCCGGGCGCCACCGGCCGGTCCTTCTCCGACGCCGGGCTGATCGTCGAGTCGATCCGGGAGAAGCTGTTCGCCCTGCCGGACGCGACGGTGGTGCACACCGGGCACGGCGAGGACACCACGATCGAGGCCGAGCGGTCCCGGATGGGTTGA
- a CDS encoding DUF3159 domain-containing protein, whose product MAQPESLAELLNGRRAAVDASLPAVGFVAGWLAFGESIWAGAIAAVVSAIGVSWWRLRKGDKPRAVLIGLFLVCVAALIALYTGKAEDFFLLQLLSNAASALAWIISIVIRWPLLGLVVGTVLGQRTRWRRDPALLRAYSRGSWVWVMQYVIRVAVFLPLYQAGWTEALAAARLGLSGPLIAGCLAVSWWVIRRSLPADHPGLRHPVVDDPVQKAAS is encoded by the coding sequence ATGGCGCAGCCGGAATCGCTGGCGGAGTTGCTCAACGGGCGGCGGGCCGCGGTCGACGCGTCGCTGCCCGCGGTCGGGTTCGTGGCCGGGTGGCTGGCCTTCGGGGAGTCGATCTGGGCCGGGGCGATCGCGGCCGTCGTGTCGGCGATCGGCGTGTCCTGGTGGCGGCTGCGCAAGGGCGACAAGCCGCGGGCCGTGCTGATCGGGCTGTTCCTGGTGTGTGTGGCCGCCCTGATCGCGCTCTACACCGGCAAGGCCGAGGACTTCTTCCTGCTCCAGCTGCTCAGCAACGCGGCCAGCGCGCTCGCCTGGATCATCAGCATCGTGATCCGGTGGCCGCTGCTCGGGCTGGTGGTCGGCACCGTGCTGGGGCAGCGGACCCGCTGGCGGCGGGATCCGGCGCTGCTGCGGGCCTATTCGCGGGGCAGCTGGGTGTGGGTGATGCAGTACGTCATCCGGGTCGCCGTGTTCCTGCCGCTCTACCAGGCGGGCTGGACCGAGGCGCTGGCCGCGGCCCGGCTCGGGCTGTCCGGGCCGCTGATCGCCGGGTGTCTGGCGGTGAGCTGGTGGGTGATCCGCCGCAGCCTGCCGGCGGACCACCCCGGTCTGCGTCACCCGGTCGTGGACGACCCGGTTCAGAAGGCCGCTTCGTAG
- a CDS encoding RNA polymerase sigma factor, with protein MNPDPRRARFERLAPTVIDAVRRYLARRTDPATADDVLSETLLICWRRLDEMPEEHLPWAYAVARNCLANAERAHRRRFRLVARISRLDPPPTVVDGPSPPDGDLAGALSRMRPEDAELLRLWAWEDLAPAGIAVVLGITANAASIRLHRARQRLRDELVGKTGPAAGHDRSTEGSRT; from the coding sequence GTGAACCCCGACCCGCGCCGGGCCCGGTTCGAGCGGCTGGCCCCCACGGTGATCGACGCCGTGCGCCGCTACCTGGCCCGGCGCACCGATCCGGCGACCGCCGACGACGTGCTCTCGGAGACGCTGCTGATCTGCTGGCGGCGCCTCGACGAGATGCCGGAGGAACACCTGCCGTGGGCGTACGCGGTGGCCCGCAACTGCCTCGCCAACGCCGAACGCGCCCACCGCCGCCGGTTCCGGCTGGTCGCCCGGATCTCCCGGCTCGACCCGCCGCCGACCGTGGTCGACGGCCCCTCCCCACCCGACGGCGACCTGGCCGGGGCGCTGTCCCGGATGCGCCCCGAGGACGCCGAGCTGCTGCGCCTCTGGGCCTGGGAGGACCTCGCCCCGGCCGGGATCGCCGTGGTCCTCGGCATCACCGCGAACGCCGCGTCGATCCGCCTGCACCGGGCCCGGCAGCGGCTGCGCGACGAACTGGTGGGAAAGACCGGCCCCGCCGCCGGACATGACAGGTCGACAGAGGGGAGCCGGACGTGA
- a CDS encoding molybdopterin oxidoreductase family protein: protein MRTAYRTCPLCEAACGLELTIDADRVVAARGDREHVFSHGFVCPKGATFGQLTDDPDRLRRPLVKGVEVSWAEAFAAVRAGLRPIIERYGAQAVALYLGNPNAHTISGGLYVAPLIRSLGSRNVYSASTVDQMPKHVSCGYLFGNPLTIPVPDLDRTDFLLMLGANPWESNGSLATAADFPGRLKAIQARGGRFVVVDPRRTRTAEHADEHLWIRPGTDAYLLFGIVHTLFAEDLATIPEYVSRVEPVRELAGGFPPERVADVCGIPAERIRGLARELAAAPTAAVYGRIGTCTVEFGTVTSWLIDVVNILTGNLDRPGGVMFPLAPHLSGAAKPGKGFRTGRWHSRVRGLPEVKGELPVATLADEIETPGDEQVRALITIAGNPVLSTPNSGRLDRALSGLDFMVSVDPYLNETTRHADVVLPPTDSVRKGHYDFSFLALSVRNFAAYSPPVLPPDPDVPDECDILARLMLIVLGQDGDDPAVVHDELLRQALRRVPEDRHTLVTGDHPAERLIDVALRTGAYGDGFGENPDGLTLDRLKAAPHGIDLGPLRPRIPAALRTASGTVELCVPELAAEAERLRDALDSPARDGMVLVGRRHLRSNNSWMHNVPALVKGRDRCTLQIHPADAERLAVADGDAVQVTSRAGGLVARAEVTDRVMPGVVSLPHGWGHDLPGTRMTVAAEHPGVNSNLLTDELVIDPLSGNSVLNGIPVELKPA, encoded by the coding sequence ATGCGGACCGCGTACCGGACCTGCCCGCTCTGTGAGGCCGCCTGCGGCCTGGAGCTCACCATCGACGCCGACCGTGTCGTCGCGGCCCGCGGCGATCGTGAGCACGTGTTCAGTCACGGCTTCGTCTGCCCCAAGGGCGCCACGTTCGGGCAGCTCACCGACGACCCCGACCGGCTTCGCCGGCCTCTGGTCAAGGGCGTCGAGGTGAGCTGGGCGGAGGCGTTCGCCGCGGTCCGTGCCGGGTTGCGGCCGATCATCGAGCGGTACGGTGCACAGGCCGTCGCCCTCTACCTGGGCAACCCGAACGCCCACACCATCTCCGGCGGCCTCTACGTGGCACCGCTGATCCGGTCGCTGGGCAGCCGCAACGTCTACTCGGCGAGCACCGTCGACCAGATGCCGAAGCACGTGTCCTGCGGGTACCTGTTCGGCAATCCGCTGACCATCCCGGTGCCCGACCTGGACCGCACCGACTTCCTGCTGATGCTCGGCGCCAACCCGTGGGAGTCCAACGGCAGCCTCGCCACGGCCGCCGACTTCCCGGGGCGGCTCAAGGCGATCCAGGCGCGCGGCGGCCGGTTCGTGGTGGTGGATCCACGGCGGACACGCACCGCCGAGCACGCCGACGAGCACCTCTGGATCCGGCCGGGCACCGACGCGTACCTGCTGTTCGGCATCGTGCACACGCTCTTCGCCGAGGACCTGGCCACCATCCCGGAGTACGTGAGCCGCGTCGAGCCGGTCCGTGAACTGGCCGGGGGTTTCCCGCCCGAGCGGGTCGCCGACGTCTGCGGGATCCCGGCCGAGCGGATCCGCGGCCTGGCCCGGGAGCTGGCCGCCGCCCCGACCGCCGCGGTGTACGGGCGGATCGGCACCTGCACGGTCGAGTTCGGCACGGTCACCAGCTGGCTGATCGACGTGGTCAACATCCTCACCGGGAACCTGGACCGGCCGGGCGGCGTGATGTTCCCGCTCGCCCCGCACCTGTCCGGCGCGGCGAAACCCGGGAAGGGGTTCCGGACCGGGCGCTGGCACAGCCGGGTCCGCGGGCTGCCCGAGGTGAAGGGCGAGCTGCCGGTCGCCACCCTCGCGGACGAGATCGAGACCCCCGGCGACGAGCAGGTCCGGGCGCTGATCACGATCGCCGGGAACCCGGTGCTGTCCACACCGAACAGCGGGCGCCTGGACCGGGCCCTGTCCGGGCTCGACTTCATGGTGAGCGTGGATCCGTACCTGAACGAGACGACCCGGCACGCCGACGTGGTGCTGCCGCCGACCGACTCGGTACGCAAGGGCCACTACGACTTCAGCTTCCTGGCGCTGTCGGTGCGCAACTTCGCGGCCTACTCCCCGCCGGTGCTGCCGCCCGACCCGGACGTCCCGGACGAGTGCGACATCCTGGCCCGGCTCATGCTGATCGTTCTCGGCCAGGATGGCGACGACCCCGCCGTCGTGCACGACGAGCTGCTGCGGCAGGCACTGCGCCGGGTCCCGGAGGACCGGCACACGCTGGTCACCGGCGACCATCCGGCCGAGCGGCTGATCGACGTGGCGCTGCGCACCGGGGCGTACGGGGACGGCTTCGGCGAGAACCCGGACGGGCTGACCCTCGACCGGTTGAAGGCCGCACCCCACGGCATCGACCTCGGGCCGCTGCGGCCCCGGATCCCGGCCGCGCTGCGAACCGCCTCCGGCACGGTCGAACTGTGCGTGCCCGAGCTGGCCGCCGAGGCGGAACGGCTGCGGGACGCCCTCGACTCTCCCGCGCGCGACGGGATGGTCCTGGTCGGACGGCGGCATCTGCGGTCGAACAACAGCTGGATGCACAACGTCCCGGCACTGGTGAAGGGGCGCGACCGGTGCACGCTCCAGATCCATCCGGCCGACGCCGAACGGCTCGCGGTCGCCGACGGGGACGCCGTACAGGTCACCTCACGGGCCGGCGGCCTGGTGGCCCGGGCCGAGGTCACCGACCGGGTGATGCCCGGCGTGGTGAGCCTGCCGCACGGCTGGGGGCACGACCTGCCGGGCACCCGGATGACGGTCGCGGCCGAGCATCCCGGCGTCAACTCCAACCTGCTCACCGACGAGCTGGTGATCGACCCGCTGTCCGGGAACAGCGTCCTCAACGGGATCCCGGTCGAACTCAAACCGGCCTAG
- a CDS encoding response regulator transcription factor: MIRVLLADDQHLIREALAMMLEFEEDLTVVAQCGRGDEVLTAVGAHDPDVIVLDIEMPGLDGLSVAERLPGRAMLILSTFARPGHLRRAIAAGVRGFIPKDSSSAELADAIRRIHAGGRYLDPELAASAMMAGENPLTDRERDALALAAAGASVAEIAGRLHLSEGTVRNYLSNAITKLGAANRITAIRHAQRMGWI; the protein is encoded by the coding sequence GTGATCCGTGTCCTGCTCGCCGACGATCAGCATCTGATCCGCGAGGCCCTGGCGATGATGCTGGAGTTCGAGGAGGACCTGACCGTGGTCGCCCAGTGCGGCCGCGGCGACGAGGTGCTCACCGCGGTCGGCGCCCACGATCCGGACGTGATCGTCCTGGACATCGAGATGCCCGGCCTGGACGGGCTCAGCGTCGCCGAACGGCTGCCCGGCCGGGCCATGCTCATCCTCAGCACCTTCGCCCGCCCCGGCCACCTGCGGCGGGCCATCGCGGCCGGGGTGCGCGGCTTCATCCCGAAGGACTCCTCCAGTGCCGAGCTGGCGGACGCCATCCGCCGCATCCACGCCGGTGGCCGCTACCTCGACCCGGAGCTGGCCGCCTCGGCCATGATGGCCGGCGAGAACCCGCTCACCGACCGGGAACGCGACGCCCTGGCCCTGGCCGCGGCGGGCGCCTCGGTCGCCGAGATCGCCGGTCGGCTGCACCTGAGCGAGGGCACGGTGCGTAACTACCTGTCCAACGCGATCACCAAGCTGGGCGCCGCCAACCGGATCACCGCGATCCGGCACGCTCAGCGGATGGGGTGGATCTAG
- a CDS encoding sensor histidine kinase, with the protein MTAAVHRARRLTMWSLAFTLVLAWFGALAGAVLHISEGRADPVRFAVAGVALAVFNWYVWRFIRAVSVRWPEEARESRRYALYSGIAVLVILLVQDADPSGFGMVAIAWVSVVTVRAGRLASILLAAGTAVFCVLLLSVNPGIQEFPVEVAAIVYGVMCLTVPYANKLWIWILDLGEQAHASKDAEARLAVTEERLRFARDLHDLVGHSLSVIAVKSELAGKLATIDAARAAEEMTVVRGLAQDSLRQIREAVRGYRVLDLASELDSVRAILEADGVRCEIDLPPGAVGPETAAPFAWVVRESATNILRHSSATWCRVSLRAADGSAVLEVVNDGAATGSDPAGTGLAGLGERLAAIGGSLTAQPTGDGRFLVRATAPTGAAA; encoded by the coding sequence ATGACCGCCGCAGTACACCGCGCTCGCCGGCTGACCATGTGGAGTCTGGCGTTCACCCTGGTCCTGGCCTGGTTCGGCGCTCTCGCCGGCGCCGTCCTGCACATCTCCGAGGGCCGGGCCGACCCGGTGCGGTTCGCCGTCGCCGGTGTCGCGCTGGCCGTCTTCAACTGGTACGTCTGGCGCTTCATCCGGGCGGTGTCGGTGCGCTGGCCGGAGGAGGCCCGGGAGAGCCGCCGCTACGCGCTGTACTCCGGCATCGCGGTCCTGGTGATCCTGCTCGTACAGGACGCCGACCCGTCCGGCTTCGGCATGGTCGCGATCGCCTGGGTGAGTGTGGTGACGGTCCGGGCCGGGCGGCTGGCGAGCATCCTGCTGGCGGCCGGCACCGCCGTGTTCTGCGTGCTCCTGCTGTCGGTGAACCCCGGCATCCAGGAGTTCCCGGTCGAGGTGGCGGCGATCGTCTACGGGGTCATGTGCCTGACCGTCCCGTACGCGAACAAGCTCTGGATCTGGATCCTGGATCTGGGTGAGCAGGCGCACGCCAGCAAGGACGCCGAGGCCCGGCTCGCGGTCACCGAGGAGCGGCTGCGGTTCGCCCGTGACCTGCACGATCTGGTCGGCCACAGCCTGTCGGTGATCGCCGTGAAGAGCGAGCTGGCCGGCAAGCTCGCCACCATAGACGCGGCCCGCGCCGCCGAGGAGATGACGGTGGTCCGCGGTCTGGCGCAGGACAGCCTGCGCCAGATCCGGGAGGCGGTCCGCGGTTACCGGGTCCTGGACCTGGCCTCCGAACTGGACAGTGTCCGCGCGATCCTGGAGGCCGACGGGGTGCGCTGCGAGATCGACCTGCCGCCGGGAGCCGTCGGACCGGAGACGGCCGCCCCGTTCGCCTGGGTGGTGCGGGAGAGCGCCACCAACATCCTGCGGCACAGCTCGGCCACCTGGTGCCGGGTGTCGTTGCGGGCGGCCGACGGCTCGGCGGTCCTCGAGGTGGTCAACGACGGCGCGGCGACCGGTTCCGATCCGGCCGGCACCGGGCTGGCCGGGCTGGGCGAGCGCCTGGCCGCGATCGGCGGCTCGCTCACCGCACAGCCCACCGGCGACGGCCGTTTCCTGGTCCGTGCCACCGCCCCGACCGGAGCCGCCGCGTGA
- a CDS encoding ABC transporter permease codes for MTTDLKHTVRLARVDILLIMRNRSALTNAVLMPLLVAGFLIFTARSQAADQVPFMLTGQVATLALFAPLVNLAGFYTTRREELILKRLLGGPASATAILGGSAAGATAVYLLQVVALCVAAVPLGVGLPENPLLLLAGVLGAAGLFSLVSMVISGFSSTGELAQIATVPFMFLCLFLSPAIVPLDALPERLGRIAGYLPMTPVTELIRTGFLGSTDNAGQGVLPNLGLLAAWVAVAAVVARRYFRWDPRRG; via the coding sequence ATGACCACCGATCTCAAGCACACCGTCCGGCTGGCCCGGGTCGACATCCTGCTGATCATGCGGAACCGGTCGGCGCTGACCAACGCCGTGCTGATGCCGTTGCTGGTAGCCGGTTTCCTGATCTTCACGGCCCGGTCGCAGGCCGCCGACCAGGTCCCGTTCATGCTGACCGGGCAGGTGGCCACGCTGGCGCTGTTCGCCCCGCTGGTCAATCTGGCCGGCTTCTACACCACCCGCCGGGAGGAGCTGATCCTGAAGCGGCTGCTCGGCGGCCCGGCCTCGGCGACCGCGATCCTGGGCGGCAGCGCGGCCGGGGCGACCGCCGTCTACCTGCTCCAGGTGGTCGCGCTGTGCGTGGCCGCGGTGCCGCTCGGCGTCGGCCTGCCGGAGAATCCGCTGCTGCTTCTGGCCGGGGTGCTCGGCGCGGCGGGCCTGTTCAGCCTGGTCTCGATGGTGATCTCCGGGTTCAGCTCGACCGGGGAGCTGGCGCAGATCGCGACCGTGCCGTTCATGTTCCTCTGCCTGTTCCTGTCGCCGGCGATCGTGCCGTTGGACGCGCTGCCGGAGCGGTTGGGCCGGATCGCCGGGTACCTGCCGATGACCCCGGTCACCGAGCTGATCCGGACCGGCTTCCTGGGCTCCACCGACAACGCTGGGCAGGGCGTGCTGCCGAACCTCGGACTGCTGGCGGCGTGGGTGGCGGTCGCCGCGGTGGTGGCCCGGCGGTATTTCCGCTGGGATCCGCGGCGCGGCTGA
- a CDS encoding ABC transporter ATP-binding protein: MSTQTLTGTDTAVEVAGLRQSYGEFEAVKGIDFTVPSGGLFALLGTNGAGKTTTIEVLEGFRPAAGGTVRLLGLDPYRSRRALRPRVGIMLQESGLIGDLTVAETVDLWRDLHVRPMERVAALALVGLTDKAGVRVRQLSGGQKRRLDLALAVVGRPEVLFLDEPTTGMDPEARIATWRLIQDLVAAGTTVLLTTHYLEEAERLADRVAIMHRGEIRIAGTVPEVVAGHGDRIAFLVPAEAPIDSLPRIDGAAPEIVVDDGRPTARYTVTSGEPDGRAHRTVATLLAWATSRNVTLNRLSVRPASLEDVFLTIVEESR, translated from the coding sequence ATGAGCACGCAGACACTGACCGGCACCGATACCGCCGTCGAGGTGGCCGGCCTGCGCCAGAGCTACGGCGAGTTCGAGGCGGTCAAGGGCATCGATTTCACCGTCCCGTCCGGGGGCCTGTTCGCGCTGCTGGGCACGAACGGGGCCGGCAAGACGACCACCATCGAGGTGCTGGAGGGGTTCCGGCCGGCCGCCGGTGGGACGGTGCGGTTGCTGGGGCTGGACCCGTACCGGTCGCGGAGGGCGCTGCGCCCCCGGGTCGGGATCATGCTCCAGGAGAGTGGCCTGATCGGCGATCTGACCGTGGCCGAGACCGTGGACCTGTGGCGTGACCTGCACGTCAGGCCGATGGAAAGGGTGGCGGCCCTGGCGCTGGTCGGGCTGACCGACAAGGCGGGCGTACGCGTACGACAGCTCTCCGGTGGCCAGAAGCGCCGTCTGGACCTGGCTCTGGCCGTCGTCGGCCGCCCCGAGGTGCTGTTCCTCGACGAGCCGACCACCGGCATGGACCCGGAGGCCCGGATCGCCACCTGGCGGCTGATCCAGGATCTGGTGGCGGCCGGCACCACGGTGCTGCTGACCACCCACTACCTGGAGGAGGCGGAGCGGCTCGCCGACCGGGTGGCGATCATGCACCGGGGTGAGATCCGGATCGCCGGGACGGTGCCGGAGGTGGTGGCCGGTCACGGTGACCGGATCGCGTTCCTGGTGCCGGCCGAGGCGCCGATCGACTCGCTGCCCCGGATCGACGGGGCCGCCCCGGAGATCGTGGTGGACGACGGGCGGCCGACCGCCCGGTACACGGTGACCAGCGGCGAACCGGACGGCCGGGCCCACCGGACCGTGGCCACCCTGTTGGCCTGGGCCACCTCCCGCAACGTCACCCTGAACCGGCTGTCGGTGCGCCCGGCCTCGCTGGAGGACGTCTTCCTGACCATCGTGGAGGAGAGCCGATGA